One Mycobacterium marseillense DNA window includes the following coding sequences:
- a CDS encoding SCO6745 family protein produces MRRQPVLARRFFDRYEPVHAVTYFAPEARTALDALGYRGFWMGYFAARSAPLGMVPREVVTSVFYNFAPERVAKALPAAWTIAGPQAALQARQESAVAALRRYGLGSDENVRVAAELAGKAARHAPLDARPLFAANLSLPWPDDPLAALWHATTLLREQRGDAHVAVLAAAGISGRESNVLHAAAGNVARDYIARTRDYDEATWRHHEERLAARGLLDDDGSLTTAGRELKAHIESTTDALSLSALDALSDDEVETLFRALSPITRTVVAAGDIPAATPMTLRRNELHDDSAHLVGR; encoded by the coding sequence ATGCGACGACAACCCGTGCTGGCCCGACGCTTCTTCGATCGCTACGAGCCGGTGCATGCGGTGACGTATTTCGCGCCCGAGGCCCGGACGGCGCTCGACGCGCTGGGCTATCGGGGTTTCTGGATGGGCTATTTCGCGGCCCGCTCCGCGCCGCTGGGCATGGTGCCGCGGGAGGTGGTGACCTCGGTCTTCTACAACTTCGCTCCCGAACGGGTGGCCAAGGCGCTGCCGGCGGCGTGGACGATCGCCGGTCCGCAGGCCGCGTTGCAGGCGCGGCAGGAGTCCGCGGTGGCGGCGCTGCGCCGCTACGGCCTAGGTTCGGACGAAAACGTCCGCGTGGCAGCCGAACTCGCCGGGAAGGCGGCGCGCCACGCGCCGCTCGATGCTCGCCCGCTGTTCGCCGCGAACCTTTCCCTGCCTTGGCCCGACGATCCTCTGGCCGCACTGTGGCACGCCACGACGCTGCTGCGCGAACAGCGCGGTGACGCGCACGTGGCGGTGCTGGCCGCAGCGGGCATCTCCGGCCGCGAATCCAACGTCTTACATGCCGCGGCGGGAAACGTGGCACGCGACTACATCGCCCGCACCCGCGATTACGACGAGGCGACATGGCGTCATCACGAAGAGCGCCTCGCCGCGCGGGGGCTGCTCGACGATGACGGGTCGCTGACCACCGCGGGACGCGAGCTGAAAGCGCACATCGAATCGACCACCGACGCGCTTTCCCTGTCGGCGCTCGACGCGCTCAGCGATGACGAGGTCGAGACGCTGTTCCGGGCGCTGTCCCCCATCACCCGCACCGTGGTGGCCGCCGGGGACATCCCCGCGGCGACCCCGATGACGTTGCGCCGCAACGAATTACACGATGACAGCGCGCATTTGGTGGGCCGATGA
- a CDS encoding YdeI/OmpD-associated family protein, producing the protein MTAGRVPGGVVHKLPADLRESLIANAAALAAWNDITPLARNEFICWVEDAKQEATRARRIRRTNEELEEGKRRPCCWPGCKHRERTGK; encoded by the coding sequence ATGACCGCCGGGCGAGTGCCCGGCGGGGTGGTGCACAAGCTGCCCGCCGACTTGCGCGAATCGTTGATCGCCAACGCCGCGGCGCTGGCCGCCTGGAACGACATCACGCCGTTGGCCCGAAACGAGTTCATCTGTTGGGTCGAGGACGCCAAGCAGGAGGCCACCCGGGCGCGCCGCATCCGCCGCACCAACGAGGAGCTGGAGGAAGGCAAGCGCCGGCCGTGCTGCTGGCCCGGCTGCAAACACCGCGAACGCACAGGCAAGTAG
- a CDS encoding NUDIX hydrolase: MTIPYDQVLHERIRCNLAGHERRIVADPAKRHAAVAVVLVDSDVGEDRVDPAPVDDWNADRGLPAAGLDGRMVDVSGGAAFLLCRRASRLTSHSAQWAFPGGRLDPGETAIEAALRELDEEVGIELPEATVLGLLDDYPTRSGYVITPVVIWGGGRLDPRPSPDEVVAVYRVGLHQLQRDDSPRFIAIPESPRPVVQIPLGGDLIHAPTGAVLLQLRWLGLEGRHDPVDSLEQPVFAWK, translated from the coding sequence GTGACCATCCCGTATGACCAGGTGCTACACGAGCGGATCCGGTGCAATCTGGCCGGTCATGAGCGTCGAATCGTGGCCGATCCGGCCAAGCGGCACGCCGCTGTCGCGGTAGTGCTCGTCGACTCCGATGTCGGGGAGGACAGGGTGGATCCGGCGCCGGTCGACGACTGGAACGCCGATCGGGGGCTGCCGGCGGCCGGCCTTGACGGTCGCATGGTCGACGTGTCGGGCGGGGCCGCTTTCCTGTTGTGTCGCAGGGCGTCTCGACTCACTTCACACTCCGCACAGTGGGCGTTTCCCGGTGGCCGCCTCGACCCGGGCGAAACCGCGATCGAGGCCGCGCTGCGGGAATTGGACGAAGAGGTCGGAATCGAATTGCCCGAGGCGACCGTCCTGGGACTGCTCGACGATTACCCGACCCGGTCCGGATACGTCATTACGCCGGTGGTGATTTGGGGCGGCGGCCGGCTGGATCCGCGCCCGTCGCCCGACGAGGTCGTCGCGGTGTACCGGGTGGGCCTGCACCAATTGCAGCGTGACGATTCGCCGCGATTCATCGCCATCCCGGAGAGCCCGCGACCGGTCGTGCAGATCCCGTTGGGGGGCGACCTCATCCACGCACCCACCGGGGCGGTGCTTTTGCAGCTACGGTGGCTGGGGCTGGAGGGCCGCCACGACCCGGTCGACAGTCTGGAACAACCTGTCTTCGCCTGGAAGTAG
- a CDS encoding VOC family protein — translation MSEHEAKMIILSTDDLDESIRFYSETLGMPLKFRDGAHFAALDAGPVTLALATAVDHPIPGQVVVGIKTADVDAAAKAVEASGGGIVKGAYDDAHERRAVVYDNKGNGLVFYKPLAR, via the coding sequence ATGAGCGAGCACGAAGCAAAGATGATCATCCTGTCCACCGACGACCTGGACGAATCGATCCGCTTTTACAGCGAGACCCTGGGCATGCCGTTGAAGTTTCGCGATGGGGCGCACTTCGCCGCCCTCGACGCGGGCCCGGTCACGTTGGCGCTGGCGACCGCGGTGGACCACCCCATCCCCGGCCAGGTCGTCGTCGGCATCAAGACCGCGGACGTCGACGCCGCGGCCAAGGCTGTCGAGGCCAGCGGCGGCGGCATCGTGAAGGGCGCCTACGACGACGCCCACGAGCGGCGCGCCGTGGTCTATGACAACAAGGGCAACGGCTTGGTCTTCTACAAACCGCTGGCCCGCTAG